The Moorella glycerini genomic interval TTACCAGGGCCACTGCCTTTTCGATCTTTACAGCAGAGAGATTTAAATAAATGGCAATCGGTAAGGTCTCGGTTTTCATCTTGGTAGCTCCTGCCAGGGTAACGGTGGCGCCAAACTCACCCAGGGCCCGGGCCCAGGAGAGAATAAAGGTAGCCATAATACCGGGCCTGGCCATGGGCAAAGTCACCCGCCAGAAGGCCCCGGCCCTGCTTTCCCCCAGGACCCGGGCCGCCATTTCATAGGCCGGGTCGATGGCGTCAAAAATAGATTTCATCAAACGAATGGCCAGAAAAATGACAATGGTAGCCTGAGCCACAATAATGCCGGTCACGTTAAAAACTACCGAAAAAAAATGCTCCTGAAAAAACAACCCCGGAGCTGTGTTAAAAAAAATTAGCAGCATCGCCCCCAGGGCAACGGGTGAGATGACCACTGGCAGATCCATAATGGTATCGATCACCGCTTTAGCCGGCACGCTAAAGCGCGACAGGGCATAACCGGCAGGGATGCCAATTAAAAGGGCCAGCGCAGCCACTGCCAGGGCCGATTCTAAAGAGAGGGCCAGGGCAAAATGAACTTCTTTATCTTTCAAGCTGCTGAGAAGTACTTCTTTGTTCAAATAGCTAACCTGGGAGAATAAAAGTAGTAAGATATACATTAACACCATGGTAAGAAGGCCGCTAAAAGCCATGGTAAAGGCCCTGGCGGCAATTTTTTTCCGGCCCACTTTCCTTCTTCACCCTCATTCTTAAAACCCTGGCCTGGTAGCTTAGCGCCAGTCTGCAGGCAACTGGTATTCGCCCCCAACCGGCGCCTCCGGAGCAAATTTACGCGCCTCTTCAACGCTTCCCAGGTAACCGTATTTCCGAAAAACCTCTTTGCCCTGTTCTGAGGTGAGAAAAGCCAAAAATAAGGCGGCCAGCTCCTTTTGTTGGGAAAAATTAGAGATGGCTGCGGGAATATAACCAATGCGGGTTACTTGTTCCGGCGGCAAATAGATTGTTTCAATCTTGGCCGGGTCCCATTTTTGGAAGACATCCCAGCCGATAACGGCGTCAACTTGCTTTAGGGCTACCAGGTTGGCTGTTTTCTCGCAACTTTCCGCATAAGTAACAATGTTCTTTTTAACCTTATCAGCCAGGCCAGCTTTCTCCAGGATTTCTACCCCATAAAGGCCTACGCAAACCGTCTCGGGACGCGCCAGGCCCACCCGCATCCCGGGCCGGGCTAAATCGTTTAAAGACCGGATTCCTTGCGGGTTGCCCTTCGGTACATTAATAGCCGGTATAAGGTAAACCAGTATCTGTTCGGTTTTGGCATCCACAACGCCCTCTTTCTTGGCCATTTCCATGAAATCAGAAGAACCGGGGATGTAAATATCGCCCTGGCGGGACAATTTCATCTGAGAAAGGACGCTACCCGAACCGCCAAAGGTAAGGTTGACTTTAACGCCGGACTTTTGCATAAAAAGCGTAGCAATCTCCTCCAGGGGAGGTTTACTGGCGGCCCCGGCAAAGACCTGCAGTTCTTTAGTTTCTCCTTGCCTGGCCGGAGTTACACTTTCCTTTTGCGAGGTACAACCAGCTAAAAAAAGAAGTGCCAGCATAGTAATGACTACCATCTTCAAGATTCGTCTCAAAGTTAATCAACCTCCCGCAATTTTATGAGCCTGCCGGCCCTACATAAGTAAATGCCCCGGCTCGCAAAGGATGCCGGGGCGTCATTGACCCTGCCACGCCGCATCTCCTTTCCGAGCAAGGGAGGCAGGCCCGTTTCCCGGCCTACCCCGTGGGTAATGCGACCCAGGCCGGTGTCCCATAGGCTGGCAGCCCTTAGGTAACACCGGCTCGGAGATGGTATTTAATTTATTTCATCATACCCTTATCCCTTTGTCCCGTCAAGATATTGAGAAGAACCTTTACTATCGATCAAGTATTAACAGGTAACGGGAGCTGGAGATGGTGTTTTTCCAGAAAGCAGGCAAAGGCCTCGGCAGCCGGGCTTAAGGGCTGGCGGCGCCGGACCAGGTACAGGTCGCGTTTCAAATTTACCCCCTGGAGGGGAACGGTAACCAGGCGGCCGAGTTTGACGCTTTTTTCCACCGCCCAGCAGGTAACCAGGGAAATACCCAGGCCGGCCTCCACGGCGCTGACAATGGCTTCCGTACTGCCCAGCTCCATGACCACCCGGGCCGGATCGACGGTGAAACCGGCTTTTTGCAGGCGTTCTTCCACTACCCTGCGGGTACCGGAACCGGCCTCCCGCCAGACCAGGGGCTCGCCCTGTAAATCCAGTGGATTTGCAGCAGTAACCCCGGCCAGGCGGTGCCCTGGCGGGACAATGAGGACCAGTTCATCCTCTACCAGGCGGCTATAGGAAAGGTTCCGGCCCCGGCCCCCGGCGCCGACAACCCCGAGATCGATTTCTCCATCCTGCAGGCGCCGGATCACCTCCTGGGAGTCGGCAATCTCTACCACCACCTCCACCCGGGGATATTCCCGCCGGAAACCGCCAATCAGCCTGGGCAGGATATACTGGCCCGGCGTCGTGCTGGCCCCCAGCAGCAAGCGGCCCTTCACCAGCCGGGTTAGTTCGGCCAGTTCCCGCTGGGTTTGTTCCAGGTGACGGGCAATGGCTTTAGCATGCCGGTAACAAATCTTCCCGGCCGCCGTCAGCCGCACCTCGCGGCCCCGGCGTTCAAGTAAACGCAGGCCGTAGTAATCCTCCAGGGCCTGGAGCTGCTTGCTAACCCCCGGCTGGGTAAGGTGCAGCTCCTCGGCTGCCGCGGAAAGGGTACCTTTTTCTACCGTGGTAATAAAAGTTAACCAGTAATTGAGGTTCATAATTTACGGCTCCAGTTCCTGTATAACCCTCCTGGTAACAGTGGAGAATATGCCTAGAGGTGATATTATGGCCCTGCAGGGCCCGGCCAAAGTAGCCATCATCGGCGCCGGCTATGTCGGCGCCAGTACCGCCTTTGCCCTCCTCTTCAGCCCCATCGTCAAAGAAATGGTCCTTGTCGATATTAACCGCACCCGGGCTGAAGGGGAAGCCATGGACCTCGCCCACGCGGCCACTTTGATCCGTCCCGTAAAAATTTATGCCGGCGGCCCGGCCGATTGCGCCGGCGCGCGCATTATCATTTTCACCGCCGGTGCCAACCAGCAGCCCGGGGAAACCCGCCTGGACCTGGTGCACCGCAATACGGCCATTGTCCGCGAGGCCCTGCCGCCCCTTTTGCAGCACTGCCCTGATGCTTTAATCCTCATGGTGGCCAACCCGGTGGATGTCCTGACCTATGTGGCCTGGAAGATCTCGGGGCTTCCGGAAAACAGGATCCTGGGCTCGGGGACTGTCCTGGACAGTGCCCGTTTCCGCCACCTGTTAAGCCGCCGCCTCCATGTCGACCCCCGCAACATCCATGCTTATGTCATCGGCGAGCACGGCGATACCGAAGTGCCCGTCTGGAGCCTGGCCAATGTGGCCGGGGTTGACCTGGAGGAGTTTTACCTCCTGGACGGTACCACTGAAGATGAGGCCTTCCGGACTGAAATAAGCTACCAGGTCAGGGAGGCCGCTTATGCAATCATCGAACGCAAAGGGGCTACTGCCTATGGCGTAGCCTTAGCCTTGAGCCGGATTACCGAAAGCATCCTCCGGGATGAGAAGAGCGTCCTCACCGTTTCCAGCGTCATTCGCGGCCTTTACGGCCTTGAGGGTGAGGTGGCCTTAAGTCTCCCCTGCCTGGTAGGCAGCCAGGGGCGGGAAAAAATCCTGGCCATTCCCCTGGGAGCCGGGGAACTGGCTGCCCTCAGGCACTCGGCGAGCATCCTCCAGGAAATTATCGCCCGCCTCCGTCTCCCGGGTTAGTGGCAGCGTTTATAGAGCTGGATAAAATTGAGGATAAAGCGGAGTTCATCTTCGGTACAATTGCATACCAGGCGCAATACAGACTGTACCTTGGGTTCCATGAGCAACCGGCGTACTTCGGGGCTCATCTGGTTAAGTACCTCATCCAACCCGGCATCGTCAGCTATAAAATAACAGGGGGAAATATTCAGGACTCCGCCTATTTTTTCCAGGGTTTTTAAGGATGGCTGTACCTTCCCCTGTTCAATCTGGCCGATGAGGCCGGCCGAAACCCCGGCGGCCCGGGCCAGGTCAGCCTGGGTAAGACCCTGTTCTTCCCGGGCCTGGCGCAATTTATGCCCCAGGGAACCGCCCGTACCGATAATTGCACTTAAGGGGACATCCAGAGCGGCAGTAATTTTTTTCAGAGTATCGATGGCCGGGTAAACATTACCCCTCTCTATTTCACTCAAGTAGGAAATGGAGATGCCGGCTTCCTCGGCCAGGGTGCTCAAACTTTTACCTCGCTTTTCCCGCAAGAGCCGGATCCTGTCCCCCAGGGTGATGCCCCTCTCGTTACCGGCCTCTACGAGTTGTTCCCGGGGTAAATTTAAGGCCCTGGCAATTCTTTCTAGGGTTTTCAGGGAGGGCTTTTTGGCCCCCCGTTCGATTTCACTTAAGTATGAAACTGAGACCTCCGCTTTGCTGGCCAGGTCCTGAAGTGAATAGCCCCGTTCTTCCCTCAGTTCCCGGATGCGTTTACCACAGACGCGCATTCTCTTTCGCTCTCCCGGGAGATAATTTAAATTAACTTATAGTATTATCGAACAAAGTATAAATTAAAAGCTCCAGCCCTGTCAAGTTTCAAATTTTCTTCATACTTTGCCCATATTTTTATCATACCTGCCGGATAAAATATACCTCGAAAGGAGGTGGCGCGGGTGACGAAAAAAATTGCCCTCGTCCTCGCCATAATTTTAATGCTGGGAGTGCTGGCCCCTGCCGCCTTTGCGGCCATAACGGACCAGCAAAAGGCGGAGATTGATGCCCTCTACCAGCAGATTGTCCAGTTGCGCCAGCAAATTATCGACAAGTATGTTGCAAGTGGCCAGCTGACTAAAGAGCAGGGAGACTTGATGAAGCAGCACATCCAGCAGATGGAAGAGTACCGGGCGCAAAACGGTTATGGCCCGGGTTTTGGACCCTGCGGTAACGGCTATGGCATGATGGGCGGCTACGGCATGATGGGCGGCTGGGGCCGCGGTTTCCGGGGCGGTTTTGGGAATAACCCCAACCAGGATAACCAGAATTCTGCCTTCTACGGCCCCGCCATGATGCGCGGTTACCTGGGTCTATAAAGCCACCGTTTTTAGTCTTACCAAACTTAAAATCGAGTAGGAGGGGGCGGCTAGCCCCCGTCCTCTCACACCACCGGACATGCGGGTCCGCATCCGGCGGTTCACCAAGCTTGACGAAGATAAGAATAGCGCTCGGTTAAGCTCATCAGGCCCTGGGATTGCCAGTAGGCATTGCCCAGGGCTCTATTCATTGGCCCATGGGCCATCCGCCACAGCCCTTTGCGGGCATTGGCGAATTCATGCACTACCCATTCCGGCAATCCCAATGCGCGTAGTTCGCGGTACCTGGTCCGTACTCGCTTCCACTGCTTCCAGAGACACATGCGCAGCCTCCGCCGCGTCCAGCTTTCTAAGTTCTTAAAGATGCTGGGCGTGTCGGCCAGGGCGAAGTACCCTATCCAGCCGCCCAGGTAGGCGTTCAGGCGCTCTATGCGCTCGGCCATCTTTAAGGGTTTATTCCGGGCGGTTATCTCCCGGATTTTCGTTTTCACCCGGTCGATGGTCTGCGGCGCCAGGCGGATAAGGATTACTCCTGCCTTGTGTTTGTACATGCTGAACCCCAGAAATTTCAGCTTCCACGGCCGGTCTACCGCGCTCTTCTGCTCGTTGATCTTGAGCTTCAACCGCTCCTGCAGGAAGTTGCGGATACTGGCCATGACCCTTTCTCCTGCCCGTTTGCTTTTGACGTAGATGTTGCAGTCATCGGCGTAACGGACGAACTTGTGGCCCCTCTTTTCCAGTTCTTTGTCCAGGTCGTCCAGGAGTATGTTGGCCAATAACGGGCTTAAGGGTCCGCCCTGGGGCGTTCCTTCTGCCGTCTCCATGACCACTCCGTTTACCATGACGCCTGCCTGGAGATAGCGGCGGATAAGGGTAAGTACCCTCTTATCTGCCACTTTCCGGGCCACCCGGGCCATGAGGATGTCGTGGTTTACCCGGTCGAAGTATTTCTCGATGTCCAGGTCCACGGCCCATTCGTATCCTTCTTCTACGTATTGCCGCGCCTTCTTTACCGCATCATGGGCTTTCCTTCCGGGACGGAACCCGTAGCTGGCCTCTGAGAACTGCGGTTCGAAGATGGGCGTCAATACTTGCAGGAGGGCCTGCTGGATTAGGCGGTCCATTACGGTGGGTATCCCTAACATCCGTTTGCCTCCCCCGGGTTTCGGGATTTCGACCCGGCGCACGGGCTTCGGTCTGTAGGTTCCCGCGAGCAGTTCTTCCCGGATGCGCGGCCACTCGGCGCGTATTTGGTCCCGCAACCGTTCGGTCGGGATGCCGTCCACACCGGGCGCGCCTCCGTTCCGCTCTACCCGTTTCAGCGCGGCCAGCATGTTCTCCCTGGCCACCACCTGCTCCATCAGGCCGCTACCTTGGCCTCCGCGAGGTGACGTCCCGCTTTGTGCCGGAGAAGAACTCGGCCCTCCCGCGCTCCCCCGTGGCTTCACCACTTCTTCCCGCGGGCAGGCCCCTTGCGGGGTTTTCTGCTGTCTCTGTCCTTCTCGCGAACGCACCGGTTTCACCTCTGACTTGATGTTCGGGCCTTCCCCTGGAGTTCATGACCCCCAGGGTACTATGCCCTCTGCTGACTCCTGCCGGTTCAGCCGTACCTTCCGATACGGTTTACCAGCTCTCCCTGGCTTATCCGGCAGGCCTCCCCGGGTAAGAGCGTTAACCTTCGCCCCGTGCCCGCCCCATATACTCTACCGTCCCTTGGCAGCCTGGGATTTCGCTGTGTTCCGCCAGCTTATCCGAACGGTCTAGCCTCGTATGGGGTTCTTGTTCATCGGGCCGTGGCTTTGCCTCCGGCTTCCTTCGGATCCCACCTCGCGATGGACACCCTTGCCTTTGGCTAGCAGACTGGTGCTGCCTCGCCTGCAGTGGACTTTCACCACTAAGTTAACGCCCATGCCGGGCGCACGGGAAACAGCCCCATAATAAAAATGGGGCTGTTTTTCTTAGTTTCTACTCATGATGAAAACTAAGCCACTGCTGCCCATTTTGTTTCGATATTCCAGGTAACAGGCAGGTCAAAGAAGATCCTTGACAAGATTATCCAGTTCTCCTGGCCCCAGGGGCCCCTGTTTGACCCGGCGGATCAGGCCCTGGCGGTCGATGATAAAGGTAGTGGGGATGCCGCCGACTCCGTAGCTCCGCGCTACCCGGCTGTCGTGGTCCAGGAGTACAAGGTAATTATGCTCCTTATTTCCCAGGAAGGCCCGGATGCCGGCCTCTGTCTCCCGCTGCATGATATTGATGGCCAGGACCTTTACCCCCCGGTCTGCCAGTCTCCCCGCCGCCGCGTCCAGTTCCTCCATTTCGGCGACACAGTAGGGGCACCAGGTGGCCCAGAAGTTCAATACTACCACCTGGCCCTTAAGGCTTGCTAGACTGACCTGGCCGCCATCCAGGACTGGCAGGGCAAAGGAGGGGGCCTGGACCTTGTTGCCCTGGCGTCCCGGCAGGATGAAGGAAGCGGCCAGGACAGCAAACATAATGACAATGATTATGAGGGGCACCTTCCAGTTTTTCGGCATGGAAACTCCTCCTAGATAAAAGTATTTAGCCGCCCGAAAAAGACCAGCAACCCCATAATAATAAGTATAATCCCGCTTACCAGGGATATAATGGGTAAATAACGGGAAAACTGGCGTAAAAGGCGTAAAACCGGTCCCAGGGCCAGGGCGCTGACGATAAAGGGCACTGCCAGTCCCAGGGAGTAAAAGGTGAGGAGCAGCATACCCTTAAAAAGGGTGGCCTGGCTGCCGGCATAAATCAAAATAGAAGCCAGGACCGGACCGATGCAGGGCGTCCAGCCGGCGGCAAAGGCCATCCCCAGCAGAAAGGAAGGGGCGGTACCGGGAGCCCGGGGCTGCAGGTGCCACTTTTTTTCTTGACTTAAAAAGGGCAGGCGGACAATTCCGGCCACCTGCAAACCGAAGAATATAATCAGGATTCCCCCGGCACGGTTTAAAAAAGGACAGTACAGCTGGAGCAGGGAGCCCAGGCCGCCGGCCGAGGCCCCCAGGAGGATAAAGATCAGGGAAAAACCGGCGGTAAAGAGGGCCGCCCGGCCGGCTAAAAAAGAGCGGTCCAGGTCCTCTGCCTTACCGCTAGCTACAGCCGAACCGCCCAGGTAAGTAAAATAGGCCGGCAATAAAGGTAGAATACAGGGAGAAAAAAAAGATAGCATCCCGGCGGCGAAGGCCATGGCTATAGACCCGTTTCCCAAGATCATTCACCTCTTTTTGATTATATTATTTTTGCATTACGCCGTCAATATAATACTGCCAGGGAAAGGGATGAAGTCGTACGCAAAGCAAATGAGACAAAAATCCTGACAAATGACCCCTTTACTATCTGGAGAATGTCTTTTGCCTTTGTACCGTCATTAAAACCAATTGGTGGCAATGGCTTCTAATGCTATAATAGTTGGCGGTGCAATTACCCTGATTGGGGGAGATAAGGATGGATTGGGAAATAATAAGCCCTGCCCAGGTTTTATATCTAATTGCAGTTGGCTTTTACCTGCTTTTTTTCGCCCTCTTCCTGAGGTACTTCTTCTGGAAGTGGTATTCCTACCGTAATTACTGGAGCAAGCGGTTAGCCCTCGATAGGGAAAAAGTGGCGGCCCTGGCAGCTAGCAAAAACCTGGAGCTACCTTTTTTTACGATTCTGGTCCCGGCCCGCAACGAGGCCGACGTTATCGCCAATACCATTGAACACCTGGCCTCTTTAAATTATCCCAATGAGCGTTACGAGATCCTGGTAATTACCGACGAAAAAGAAGCCCTGGCCAAAGCTTCCGGTGAACACACCGGTCCCACGACCATGGAAGTAGTGGAGGCCAAGATCCGGGAATTTGCCAGTCGCCGGGATGTACCGCAGCTGAAACACTGTAGCGTTCCCTATGATTTTGACGGGCGCTTCCGGGGTTCGCGCCGGGGCTACAGTATTCCATCAACTAAAGGCCGGGCCCTGAACTACGGCCTGGAGTTTGTCGATCCCAGGACCACCATCTGTGGCTTTTACGACGCTGAAAGCCATCCCGAAGCCGATGTCCTGCTCTACATAGCCTGGTCATGGCTGAACGACCCCCGGGAGCGTATCTGGCAGGGGCCGGTTTTCCAGGTTCGTAATTTCTACCAGCTCGGCGTCATCACTAAAATAGCGGCCATTTACCAGGCCATTTCCCATGAGATCTACCTGCCGGTATTGATGAGAAAGTTGCCCTTCGTAGGGGGTACCAACCTTTTCGTAGGGCGGCGCCTGCTGGAGCGCATTGGCGGTTATGACCACCGCGCCCTGACAGAGGACCTGGAACTGGGGGTAAGGGCCTACCTGGAAACAGGCGTCTGGGCTGAGTATTTCCCCTATTTCAGCACCGAACAAACCCCGGCCACCCTGTATGCCTTTTTCCGGCAGAGGCTGCGCTGGGGTAGCGGTCACCTCCAGGTGTGCGATAAATTCCGCTATGCCTACCAGTATTCCTGGGATAAACGGGGGCCCCTCCTGCACAATCTTTTCTGGAAGGGCCAGGGAGAGTGGCTCCTGTACCAGGGAGCCGTCCTGGTACCCCTGTCCATCCTTTTCCTGGGACTGAACGGCGGGCTGGATCCCTCCATCCTGCCCCTGGGTTTTCGGACAGTGCTCCATTACCTGGTATTTATTTACTTTGCCTTTACTTTTTATGCCTATGGCCACTTCAGCCGCCATATGGCGCCGGTTACCTGGTGGCAGCAGTTAGGTGGGGGGCTGCAGCTCCTGGCCCTGCCCTTCGCCAGTTTCTTCCTGCCGCTACCCTACACAACGGCTTCTATCATGAAGGCTTTGAACCGCCAGCCCCAGACCTGGGTGAAAACACCGCGTACTAAAGAGGCAACTCGCTAGTATGAAATGGCGGGCGGCGGTGCACAATAGCAATACTTTGGGAATAGACTTGGGGGGATGACTTTGAAGGTTAGCGTTGATCAGGATCTCTGCATTGCCTGTGGCACCTGCATCGACCTGTGCCCCGGTGTTTTTGACTGGGACGATGAAGGGCTTTCTCACGTTATCGTGGAGGAAGTACCGGAAGACGCCGAGGATTGTACCAGAGAATCCATTGAGTCCTGTCCGACCGATGCTATCAAAGAAATTTAATCATGACCGGGGATGTACCCAGGCCCGGTTCCCGTACTATAGGAAAGTAAAGTATTTAAGGGGAGCTATGTTTCAGCTCCCCTCCTTTATTAATGGACCATATCCTCCTGGCGGCGTCCATCACTCACCATCCTGGTAATCAGGGCTGCCAGGACCCGCCTTTCATCTTCGCCGGCAACGTCCCATAGCTCTTTAATGACCCGTTGCTCCCGGTTCATAGGGTCAACGTGTGCCGCCAGCCAGTTGCCCAGGCGAAAAGCTATATTGTTCATGGTTTTTTCCTCAAAACCCAGTTTTCCGCCCAGACTAACCACCATAGAAAGGGAATCCTTCCACTGTTCCCATTCTTTTTCCTGATCAGGCATGCCGTCACCTCCAGGTAAAAATAATTGTTTGCGCTAGTTTATCCCCTTTAAGTCCTGGTTTATGCGGGTAGCTGGACTTTCCTTATTCTTGACACGGGCTGGTAAAACGAGGGTCAATAGACTACCTGGAGGAGCCAGTAGATGGTCCGGTCCTTCCAGCCCATGTCCCAGGGGACATGGTAACGGTCGGCCGTATGGCTGTCGACCAGGACATAGCCGGCCGAATCCCGGCCTACAACCACCGAGACATGGCTTAAATCGCCCCCTTCTTCATAACCGATGATGTCACCCGGTTGCAGGGCGTTGACCGCCCCGCAGGGGTAATTAGAAGTGGACCGGGTTACTTCCTGGAAATCACCCCGGGCCAGGCGTACCGCCAGGCCGCTGTCCAGGAGGTAATAGACCAGGGCGGCTGCCTGGGCCCAGGCCTGGCTGCCCTCGCCGTTATGGTAATTCCACACCCAGTCCCGGGGTAAAGCGCCGGCGTTTTTGTCGCTTAACACCTGGGAAACAAAATTGGCACAATCGCCGCCCAGGCCGGTGAAGTCCCGGTAAGCCTGGTTATAGCGGCCGTCCCCGGGACCCAGGCGCACGCCGCTGTAGCGGTCGGCATAGGCCACCGCCGCCTCACGGCGGTATTTACCCTTTACCGGCGGCGGTAGCGCCTTGCATACAGCCGTGCCGGGGGCGATTTCTGGTTTCAGGTCGTCGGTTTCAAAGGGGTCCCAGTACCAGTCGCGGTTAATCAGCCAGCGACCGTCCCGCTTGACCAGTTCCACCCAGTGGAGGGTACGGAACCCCATCTGGTTAACTGTTTTTTGCGACTCCCCCTGGTGCCGG includes:
- a CDS encoding cytochrome c biogenesis CcdA family protein, whose translation is MGNGSIAMAFAAGMLSFFSPCILPLLPAYFTYLGGSAVASGKAEDLDRSFLAGRAALFTAGFSLIFILLGASAGGLGSLLQLYCPFLNRAGGILIIFFGLQVAGIVRLPFLSQEKKWHLQPRAPGTAPSFLLGMAFAAGWTPCIGPVLASILIYAGSQATLFKGMLLLTFYSLGLAVPFIVSALALGPVLRLLRQFSRYLPIISLVSGIILIIMGLLVFFGRLNTFI
- a CDS encoding YckD family protein, whose protein sequence is MTKKIALVLAIILMLGVLAPAAFAAITDQQKAEIDALYQQIVQLRQQIIDKYVASGQLTKEQGDLMKQHIQQMEEYRAQNGYGPGFGPCGNGYGMMGGYGMMGGWGRGFRGGFGNNPNQDNQNSAFYGPAMMRGYLGL
- the ltrA gene encoding group II intron reverse transcriptase/maturase, which gives rise to MEQVVARENMLAALKRVERNGGAPGVDGIPTERLRDQIRAEWPRIREELLAGTYRPKPVRRVEIPKPGGGKRMLGIPTVMDRLIQQALLQVLTPIFEPQFSEASYGFRPGRKAHDAVKKARQYVEEGYEWAVDLDIEKYFDRVNHDILMARVARKVADKRVLTLIRRYLQAGVMVNGVVMETAEGTPQGGPLSPLLANILLDDLDKELEKRGHKFVRYADDCNIYVKSKRAGERVMASIRNFLQERLKLKINEQKSAVDRPWKLKFLGFSMYKHKAGVILIRLAPQTIDRVKTKIREITARNKPLKMAERIERLNAYLGGWIGYFALADTPSIFKNLESWTRRRLRMCLWKQWKRVRTRYRELRALGLPEWVVHEFANARKGLWRMAHGPMNRALGNAYWQSQGLMSLTERYSYLRQAW
- a CDS encoding L-lactate dehydrogenase, with translation MALQGPAKVAIIGAGYVGASTAFALLFSPIVKEMVLVDINRTRAEGEAMDLAHAATLIRPVKIYAGGPADCAGARIIIFTAGANQQPGETRLDLVHRNTAIVREALPPLLQHCPDALILMVANPVDVLTYVAWKISGLPENRILGSGTVLDSARFRHLLSRRLHVDPRNIHAYVIGEHGDTEVPVWSLANVAGVDLEEFYLLDGTTEDEAFRTEISYQVREAAYAIIERKGATAYGVALALSRITESILRDEKSVLTVSSVIRGLYGLEGEVALSLPCLVGSQGREKILAIPLGAGELAALRHSASILQEIIARLRLPG
- a CDS encoding peroxiredoxin family protein, with the protein product MPKNWKVPLIIIVIMFAVLAASFILPGRQGNKVQAPSFALPVLDGGQVSLASLKGQVVVLNFWATWCPYCVAEMEELDAAAGRLADRGVKVLAINIMQRETEAGIRAFLGNKEHNYLVLLDHDSRVARSYGVGGIPTTFIIDRQGLIRRVKQGPLGPGELDNLVKDLL
- a CDS encoding glycosyltransferase; this encodes MDWEIISPAQVLYLIAVGFYLLFFALFLRYFFWKWYSYRNYWSKRLALDREKVAALAASKNLELPFFTILVPARNEADVIANTIEHLASLNYPNERYEILVITDEKEALAKASGEHTGPTTMEVVEAKIREFASRRDVPQLKHCSVPYDFDGRFRGSRRGYSIPSTKGRALNYGLEFVDPRTTICGFYDAESHPEADVLLYIAWSWLNDPRERIWQGPVFQVRNFYQLGVITKIAAIYQAISHEIYLPVLMRKLPFVGGTNLFVGRRLLERIGGYDHRALTEDLELGVRAYLETGVWAEYFPYFSTEQTPATLYAFFRQRLRWGSGHLQVCDKFRYAYQYSWDKRGPLLHNLFWKGQGEWLLYQGAVLVPLSILFLGLNGGLDPSILPLGFRTVLHYLVFIYFAFTFYAYGHFSRHMAPVTWWQQLGGGLQLLALPFASFFLPLPYTTASIMKALNRQPQTWVKTPRTKEATR
- a CDS encoding DUF3243 domain-containing protein; its protein translation is MPDQEKEWEQWKDSLSMVVSLGGKLGFEEKTMNNIAFRLGNWLAAHVDPMNREQRVIKELWDVAGEDERRVLAALITRMVSDGRRQEDMVH
- a CDS encoding amidase domain-containing protein, which produces MGRLLFLRRRWMKLAVPGAILLAGMAFFLFYQQDLPVMAPSAPGELTEHLTTIFTARARALVNGNYDGLEAFYDATTTSGRFALNHEIGRIKYVREWLQKRQVTLSGSHLDLAVVDSGSEGEKGWASVSQHLILSYRHQGESQKTVNQMGFRTLHWVELVKRDGRWLINRDWYWDPFETDDLKPEIAPGTAVCKALPPPVKGKYRREAAVAYADRYSGVRLGPGDGRYNQAYRDFTGLGGDCANFVSQVLSDKNAGALPRDWVWNYHNGEGSQAWAQAAALVYYLLDSGLAVRLARGDFQEVTRSTSNYPCGAVNALQPGDIIGYEEGGDLSHVSVVVGRDSAGYVLVDSHTADRYHVPWDMGWKDRTIYWLLQVVY
- a CDS encoding ABC transporter permease; the protein is MGRKKIAARAFTMAFSGLLTMVLMYILLLLFSQVSYLNKEVLLSSLKDKEVHFALALSLESALAVAALALLIGIPAGYALSRFSVPAKAVIDTIMDLPVVISPVALGAMLLIFFNTAPGLFFQEHFFSVVFNVTGIIVAQATIVIFLAIRLMKSIFDAIDPAYEMAARVLGESRAGAFWRVTLPMARPGIMATFILSWARALGEFGATVTLAGATKMKTETLPIAIYLNLSAVKIEKAVALVSIIVLMAFLILLALRLLTDKGALYQ
- a CDS encoding ferredoxin; this encodes MKVSVDQDLCIACGTCIDLCPGVFDWDDEGLSHVIVEEVPEDAEDCTRESIESCPTDAIKEI
- a CDS encoding helix-turn-helix domain-containing protein, which codes for MRVCGKRIRELREERGYSLQDLASKAEVSVSYLSEIERGAKKPSLKTLERIARALNLPREQLVEAGNERGITLGDRIRLLREKRGKSLSTLAEEAGISISYLSEIERGNVYPAIDTLKKITAALDVPLSAIIGTGGSLGHKLRQAREEQGLTQADLARAAGVSAGLIGQIEQGKVQPSLKTLEKIGGVLNISPCYFIADDAGLDEVLNQMSPEVRRLLMEPKVQSVLRLVCNCTEDELRFILNFIQLYKRCH
- the modA gene encoding molybdate ABC transporter substrate-binding protein, giving the protein MRRILKMVVITMLALLFLAGCTSQKESVTPARQGETKELQVFAGAASKPPLEEIATLFMQKSGVKVNLTFGGSGSVLSQMKLSRQGDIYIPGSSDFMEMAKKEGVVDAKTEQILVYLIPAINVPKGNPQGIRSLNDLARPGMRVGLARPETVCVGLYGVEILEKAGLADKVKKNIVTYAESCEKTANLVALKQVDAVIGWDVFQKWDPAKIETIYLPPEQVTRIGYIPAAISNFSQQKELAALFLAFLTSEQGKEVFRKYGYLGSVEEARKFAPEAPVGGEYQLPADWR
- a CDS encoding selenium metabolism-associated LysR family transcriptional regulator, producing MNLNYWLTFITTVEKGTLSAAAEELHLTQPGVSKQLQALEDYYGLRLLERRGREVRLTAAGKICYRHAKAIARHLEQTQRELAELTRLVKGRLLLGASTTPGQYILPRLIGGFRREYPRVEVVVEIADSQEVIRRLQDGEIDLGVVGAGGRGRNLSYSRLVEDELVLIVPPGHRLAGVTAANPLDLQGEPLVWREAGSGTRRVVEERLQKAGFTVDPARVVMELGSTEAIVSAVEAGLGISLVTCWAVEKSVKLGRLVTVPLQGVNLKRDLYLVRRRQPLSPAAEAFACFLEKHHLQLPLPVNT